The genomic DNA CCTCGTCGCTCGTGGTCTCGAACGTCTTGAAGAGCGCGTCCGCCTCCGTGTTCGCGTAGCGGTGCCAGTTGCGCGCCGCCAGCTCGCCCACGGGCCTGATGGTCTCGGTGCTCATCAGGTCCCGGTAGAAGTAGTAGGGCGAGGGCTCCTCGGACGTCCAGCCAATGGTGATGTCGAACTCGCCCTTCTGCATCCGCTCGAAGTAGGGGCTGAAGTCATACGTCTTCAGGGTCGCGTCCACGCCCACGGCCTTGAGGTTCTGCGCCATGATCTGCACCGCGCGCACCTGGTCGGACCAACCGGTGACGACGTTGATGTCGTAGCGCAGGGGCTTCTTGTCCGGACCCACGCGCACGCCGTCCTCGCCGCGCTTGTAGCCAGCCTCGTCGAGCAGCGCGTTCGCCTTGTCCACGTTGAGCGTCACCCAGTCGCCCGCGCCCGCCGCCAGGGCCGCGGGGTTGCGCCAACGCGCGTGGGCGTCGCACAGGCCCGAGGCATCCGAGGGCTTGGTGTAGCTGTACATGGCCACCCTGACGAGCTGATCGCGGTCGATGGCCATGCTGAAGGCCTTGCGCACGCGCACGTCATCGAAGGGCTTCTTGGTGGTGTTGACGTAGAGCATCACCGTGTTGCCCACCAGGGGGAACCAGTAGTGATTGTTCTCCTTGTCCTTGCTGACGTAGACCTTCTCCACGTCGGGCACGAAGTTGCCCGCCCAGTCCAGCTCGCCATTGAGCAGCGCGAGGTTCGCCTGGTCGTTGCCGGGATAGGCCGGGAAGCGCAGCCCCTCGATGGCCGGCTTGCCCTTCTGCCAGTAGTTCGGGTTGCGCCCGAGCTCGAACACCTGGTTCTGGAAGACCTTCACCTCGGTGAAGGGACCCGTGGCCACCGGGTTCTCGTTCTTGAAGGTGACCGGATCCTCGACGTCCTTCCACTTGTGCTCGGGGACGATCGGCTGCTGCGCGATGTAGATGAGGCCGGGCACGTAGGGGCGCGTCAGGGCGAACTCCACCGTGTGCTCATCCTTCGCCTGCACGCCCTCCACGTAACTCCACACGGCGAAGAGATCGAGCGCCTTGTGCTTGCGCATCAGCTCGAACGTGA from Melittangium boletus DSM 14713 includes the following:
- a CDS encoding ABC transporter substrate-binding protein; this encodes MEMQWMPRRLLVMGMALLSWGGLAGCSKSKQQEGTAPGATAAAAKKTNVLTVAQEAQASWIRNFNPMLAPGTARWPSRSGVYEPLYVFNTLKGEYVPWLSSKYEWSEGNKKLTFALRPEVKWSDGQPFTAKDVVFTFELMRKHKALDLFAVWSYVEGVQAKDEHTVEFALTRPYVPGLIYIAQQPIVPEHKWKDVEDPVTFKNENPVATGPFTEVKVFQNQVFELGRNPNYWQKGKPAIEGLRFPAYPGNDQANLALLNGELDWAGNFVPDVEKVYVSKDKENNHYWFPLVGNTVMLYVNTTKKPFDDVRVRKAFSMAIDRDQLVRVAMYSYTKPSDASGLCDAHARWRNPAALAAGAGDWVTLNVDKANALLDEAGYKRGEDGVRVGPDKKPLRYDINVVTGWSDQVRAVQIMAQNLKAVGVDATLKTYDFSPYFERMQKGEFDITIGWTSEEPSPYYFYRDLMSTETIRPVGELAARNWHRYANTEADALFKTFETTSDEAEQRKLADQMQVLFVNNAPAIPLYPNPSWGEFNTRRFTGFPNAENPYAKLSPNSPPENLFVLTEVKPK